A single window of Aspergillus oryzae RIB40 DNA, chromosome 8 DNA harbors:
- a CDS encoding uncharacterized protein (predicted protein), producing the protein MAHATPFQKEAWTEYGIGVIILLLRIVARVRVVGFKNWQGDDYFVFVVLAFWTAELTMLELIGQYGTNIGLDDAQRASLTPEQTEILVRGSKCLLAGWTCYVTLIWSLKACMLFFYNRLT; encoded by the exons ATGGCCCATGCCACCCCCTTCCAGAAGGAAGCATGGACGGAATACGGCATAGGCGTAATCATCCTATTACTTCGTATTGTCGCACGTGTCAGAGTGGTGGGGTTCAAAAACTGGCAAGGAGATGACTACTTTGTGTTTGTAGTTCTCGCCTTTTGGACT GCTGAATTAACCATGTTGGAACTGATCG GCCAATATGGCACCAACATCGGTCTCGATGATGCTCAGAGGGCCTCGTTGACCCCCGAGCAAACCGAGATCCTTGTCAGGGGTTCCAAATGTCTTCTCGCCGGCTGGACCTGCTATGTGACCCTGATTTGGTCGCTGAAAGCGTGCATGCTGTTTTTCTACAACCGCCTCACGTAA
- a CDS encoding uncharacterized protein (predicted protein), with the protein MNQFNRTIHRKLIIGVLLCGGVFVMIATLLRCILSLQSINSINTSTIWAIRETFVGIIAVNAPCIKPLFSTSTWLGSSEDPYSSSRKKGSYSLSVFGKSKPSHLESTKSTKMGGRSSDEFILHGGGTRTFVNDGQTGRSSSLSDEEAGRHPMGGIQVTTMYEIRRDGSRHG; encoded by the exons ATGAACCAGTTTAACCGGACAATACACAGAAAGCTGATTATCGGAGTCCTTCTATGCGGCGGCGTTTTCGTCATGATCGCAACGCTCCTCCGCTGTATTCTCTCGCTACAGAGTatcaacagcatcaacaCCAGTACCATCTGGGCCATTCGCGAAACG TTCGTCGGTATCATCGCCGTCAACGCCCCCTGCATCAAACCGCTCTTCAGCACCTCAACCTGGCTCGGGTCCTCGGAGGACCCGTATTCATCCTCGCGAAAGAAGGGTAGCTACAGTCTGTCGGTTTTCGGGAAGTCGAAGCCTAGTCATCTGGAGTCAACGAAGAGTACGAAAATGGGCGGGCGATCCAGCGATGAGTTCATCCTACATGGCGGGGGAACTCGTACATTTGTCAATGACGGCCAGACAGGGCGGTCCTCGAGCCTGTCAGATGAGGAGGCAGGAAGGCACCCAATGGGAGGTATCCAGGTTACCACGATGTATGAGATTAGGAGGGATGGGTCTCGACATGGCTGA